In Pseudophryne corroboree isolate aPseCor3 chromosome 3, aPseCor3.hap2, whole genome shotgun sequence, a genomic segment contains:
- the LOC135058145 gene encoding S-antigen protein-like, translating to MWELQLKLSTDMKYLILLALVVHALTLPTAYPGTQGPIGPGGPGGTISPGSTDGPVSLGGPESVTGPGGPSILGGPSAPPGPGATPPPPLFGNQGPGNTIGQGGPGSYGSLTGPGGPSIPGGPSAPPGPGSPPPLFGTQGPIGPGGLGSPGILTGPGGPSISGGPSASSGPGAPPPPPLLGNQGPIGTGGPSGPTGPGGPGSFVGHGVLTGPGGPSIPGGPGFPLGPGAPPPPPPFGNVHPVANIKETGQPPHYFLGNRPPPPNNGNPPPDPDSHESIIARPLKENLWDTGNPPVNSALHGRPINKGDQHENWGWHLQE from the exons GTACTCAAGGTCCTATTGGTCCAGGTGGTCCTGGCGGTACTATCAGTCCAGGTAGTACTGATGGTCCTGTTAGTCTAGGCGGTCCTGAAAGTGTAACTGGTCCTGGTGGTCCAAGCATTCTTGGTGGCCCTAGTGCTCCTCCTGGTCCAGGTGCCACTCCACCTCCACCACTATTTG GTAATCAAGGTCCTGGCAATACTATTGGTCAAGGTGGTCCTGGCAGTTATGGTAGTCTAACTGGTCCTGGTGGTCCAAGCATTCCTGGTGGCCCTAGTGCTCCCCCTGGTCCAGGTTCACCTCCACCACTATTTG GTACTCAAGGTCCTATTGGTCCTGGTGGTCTTGGCAGTCCTGGTATTTTAACTGGTCCTGGTGGTCCAAGCATTTCTGGTGGCCCTAGTGCTTCTTCTGGtccaggtgctcctccacctccaccaCTATTGG GTAATCAAGGTCCTATCGGTACAGGAGGCCCTAGCGGTCCTACTGGTCCAGGTGGTCCAGGCAGTTTTGTTGGTCATGGTGTGCTAACTGGTCCTGGTGGTCCAAGCATTCCTGGTGGGCCTGGTTTTCCTCTTGGTCCAGGTGCCCCTCCACCTCCACCACCATTTGGTAATGTCCATCCAGTTGCCAATATTAAAGAAACAGGACAGCCCCCACATTATTTTCTTGGAAACAGACCACCACCTCCAAATAATGGAAATCCTCCACCAGATCCAGATAGTCATGAATCTATCATTGCTCGACCATTAAAAGAAAACCTGTGGGATACTGGCAATCCACCAGTTAATAGTGCACTGCACGGCCGACCCATAAAT AAAGGAGACCAGCATGAAAATTGGGGTTGGCACCTCCAGGAATAA